One window from the genome of Cucumis melo cultivar AY chromosome 10, USDA_Cmelo_AY_1.0, whole genome shotgun sequence encodes:
- the LOC103493455 gene encoding sec14 cytosolic factor-like isoform X2 codes for MEDSNANAVTLLRNSIEKSGFSTQDYSDATMMRFLIARSMEVSKAAKMFVQWKKWRDATVPKGYIAESEVEDELKAKKIFLQGMSIKQLPVMIVIANRHFHSKDQLQFKKFVVHLLDKVIASGCKGKEIGNEKWIAIVDLQQISYKNVDPRGLITAFQFLQNYYPERLGKCFILNMPWFFVSIWRMVSRFVDTATLKNYFMHKK; via the exons ATGGAGGATTCTAATGCCAATGCAGTGACCCTGTTGAGAAATTCCATCGAGAAATCAGGCTTCTCTACTCAA GATTACTCGGATGCAACGATGATGAGGTTTTTGATTGCGAGATCGATGGAAGTTTCGAAAGCAGCGAAGATGTTTGTGCAATGGAAGAAATGGAGAGATGCAACGGTTCCAAAAGGATACATCGCGGAATCGGAGGTTGAAGATGAGTTGAAAGCTAAGAAAATTTTCTTACAAGGAATGTCCATTAAACAACTCCCCGTTATGATAGTTATAGCCAATCGCCATTTTCATTCCAAGGATCAACTCCAGTTTAAGA AGTTTGTAGTTCATCTCTTGGACAAGGTGATTGCAAG TGGttgcaaaggaaaagaaattggGAACGAAAAGTGGATTGCCATTGTTGATCTTCAACAAATCTCATACAAGAATGTCGATCCACGTGGACTCATCACAGCCTTTCAATTTTTACAG AATTACTACCCAGAACGTTTGGGGAAGTGCTTCATTCTAAACATGCCATGGTTTTTCGTTAGCATTTGGAGAATGGTTTCTCGTTTTGTTGACACTGCAACCCTCAAAAAC tattTTATGCACAAaaagtga
- the LOC103493455 gene encoding sec14 cytosolic factor-like isoform X1 — translation MEDSNANAVTLLRNSIEKSGFSTQDYSDATMMRFLIARSMEVSKAAKMFVQWKKWRDATVPKGYIAESEVEDELKAKKIFLQGMSIKQLPVMIVIANRHFHSKDQLQFKKFVVHLLDKVIASGCKGKEIGNEKWIAIVDLQQISYKNVDPRGLITAFQFLQNYYPERLGKCFILNMPWFFVSIWRMVSRFVDTATLKNILIVSNEEEKRNMIEEVGEDVLPIEYGGKAKFFALQDVVVPHLHV, via the exons ATGGAGGATTCTAATGCCAATGCAGTGACCCTGTTGAGAAATTCCATCGAGAAATCAGGCTTCTCTACTCAA GATTACTCGGATGCAACGATGATGAGGTTTTTGATTGCGAGATCGATGGAAGTTTCGAAAGCAGCGAAGATGTTTGTGCAATGGAAGAAATGGAGAGATGCAACGGTTCCAAAAGGATACATCGCGGAATCGGAGGTTGAAGATGAGTTGAAAGCTAAGAAAATTTTCTTACAAGGAATGTCCATTAAACAACTCCCCGTTATGATAGTTATAGCCAATCGCCATTTTCATTCCAAGGATCAACTCCAGTTTAAGA AGTTTGTAGTTCATCTCTTGGACAAGGTGATTGCAAG TGGttgcaaaggaaaagaaattggGAACGAAAAGTGGATTGCCATTGTTGATCTTCAACAAATCTCATACAAGAATGTCGATCCACGTGGACTCATCACAGCCTTTCAATTTTTACAG AATTACTACCCAGAACGTTTGGGGAAGTGCTTCATTCTAAACATGCCATGGTTTTTCGTTAGCATTTGGAGAATGGTTTCTCGTTTTGTTGACACTGCAACCCTCAAAAAC ATTTTAATTGTGagcaatgaagaagaaaaaaggaataTGATAGAGGAAGTTGGGGAAGATGTATTGCCAATTGAGTACGGTGGAAAGGCAAAGTTTTTTGCTCTTCAAGATGTGGTGGTTCCTCACTTACATGTTTGA